The following are encoded in a window of Falco biarmicus isolate bFalBia1 chromosome 8, bFalBia1.pri, whole genome shotgun sequence genomic DNA:
- the PCDH1 gene encoding protocadherin-1 isoform X2, with product MQTPLDQRAKGRHGAQRCPHPTPLQRRMKQLASCMGLWLLLQLPALVSGTRVVYKVQEEQPPNTLIGSLASDYGFPDVGHLYKLEVGAPYLRVDGKTGDIYTTETSIDRESLRECQHLLPGEPCFLEFEVSITDLILNSSPRLLEGQIEVLDINDNTPNFASPVLTLSIPENTNIGALFPIPLAMDRDSGPNGVASYELTAGPEAQELFGLQVAEDQDEKQPQLIVMGNLDREQWDSYDLTIKVQDGGNPPRASSALLRITILDMNDNAPKFEKALYEAELSENSPVGHSVLQVKANDSDQGANAEIEYSFHQASDMVRRLLRLDRATGLITVQGPIDREDVNILKFSVMAKDKGANPKSARTQVVVTIKDMNDNAPSIEIRGIGLVTHQDGMANISEDVPVETAVALVQVSDRDEGENAVVTCVVAGDVPFQLRQASETGSDSKKKYFLQTTTPLDYESVKDYTIEIVAVDSGNPPLSSTNSLKVQVVDVNDNAPVFSQSFTEVAFPENNEPDDLVMEVSASDADSGSNAKLVYSLVTDPSSKGSFTIDPDSGEIRVKAVLDREQRERYEFLVVAADKGSPSLKGTASVAINVMDRNDNDPKFMLSGYNFSVMENMPPLSPVGMVTVIDADKGENARIQLSVEQDNGDFVIQNGTGTILSSISFDREQQSTYTFRLKAVDGGDPPRSAYVGVTINVLDENDNAPFITSPSNATYKHILPHTSPGQQVSKVKAEDIDSGVNAELTYSITGGNPFELFQISPHSGDITLEKEILRKHHGLHRLVVRVNDKGKPSRHGTALVHFYVNETLANRTLLDTLVGHSLDTPLDIDIAGDPEYERSKQRSNILFGVIAGIVAVTLVIVLVVLVRYCRQREAKSGYQAGKKETKDLYAPKQASKSGKSKSKVKKSKSPKPPKPTEDEEETGLQKSLKFNLMNDSVSDSPRIHLPLNYPPGSPDLGRHYRSNSPLPSIQLQPQSPSASKKHQVVQDLPATNTFVGTGDNNSTGSEQYSDYSYRTNPQKYTNKQLPHRRVTFSAASQAQDLQDPSQHSYYDSGLEESETPSSKSSSGPRIGPLALPEDHYERTTPDGSIGEMEHPENESPERSRL from the exons ATGCAGACGCCGCTGGATCAGCGCGCAAAGGGCCGGCACGGAGCGCAGCGCTGTCCGCATCCAA CTCCCCTGCAGCGCAGGATGAAACAGCTGGCATCCTGCATGGGCCTGTGGCTCCTCttgcagctccctgccctggtcTCTGGGACACGTGTGGTCTACAAAGTGCAGGAGGAGCAACCTCCCAACACCCTCATAGGGAGCCTGGCCTCCGACTATGGCTTCCCAGATGTGGGGCACCTCTACAAGCTGGAGGTGGGGGCCCCGTACCTACGTGTGGACGGCAAAACTGGGGACATCTACACCACAGAGACCTCCATTGACCGGGAGAGCTTGCGTGAGtgccagcacctcctgcctggAGAGCCCTGCTTCCTGGAGTTTGAAGTGTCCATCACTGACCTGATCTTGAACAGCAGCCCGCGCCTGCTTGAGGGTCAGATAGAGGTGCTTGATATCAATGACAACACCCCCAACTTTGCCTCACCTGTTCTCACCCTCTCCATCCCTGAAAACACCAACATTGGGGCACTCTTCCCCATCCCCTTAGCCATGGACCGGGACTCAGGCCCCAACGGTGTTGCCTCCTATGAGCTGACGGCTGGTCCGGAGGCACAGGAGCTCTTTGGACTGCAGGTGGCGGAGGATCAGGATGAGAAGCAGCCGCAACTGATTGTCATGGGGAACCTGGACCGGGAGCAGTGGGACTCCTATGATCTGACCATCAAGGTGCAGGATGGAGGCAACCCGCCACGGGCAAGCAGCGCCCTGCTTCGCATCACCATCCTGGACATGAACGACAATGCACCTAAGTTCGAGAAGGCTCTGTATGAAGCGGAGCTCTCTGAAAACAGCCCTGTGGGGCACTCTGTCCTTCAG GTGAAAGCCAACGACTCAGACCAGGGTGCCAACGCTGAAATTGAGTACTCCTTCCACCAAGCCTCAGACATGGTGCGTCGGCTGCTGCGCCTGGACCGCGCCACGGGGCTCATCACCGTGCAGGGGCCCATTGACCGTGAGGACGTCAACATCCTCAAGTTCTCTGTCATGGCCAAAGACAAGGGGGCCAACCCCAAGAGCGCCCGTACCCAGGTGGTGGTCACCATCAAGGACATGAATGACAATGCACCCTCCATAGAGATTCGGGGCATTGGGCTTGTCACCCACCAGGATGGCATGGCAAACATCTCGGAGGATGTGCCAGTAGAGACAGCAGTGGCTCTGGTGCAGGTGTCCGACCGAGATGAAGGTGAAAATGCTGTGGTGACGTGTGTGGTGGCTGGTGACGTCCCATTCCAGCTGCGGCAGGCTAGTGAAACAGGGAGTGACAGCAAGAAGAAATACTTCCTACAGACCACCACGCCACTGGACTACGAGTCAGTGAAGGACTACACTATTGAGATTGTAGCAGTGGACTCGGGGAACCCGCCCCTCTCCAGCACCAACTCTTTGAAGGTGCAGGTGGTGGACGTGAATGACAATGCTCCTGTCTTCAGCCAGAGCTTCACCGAGGTGGCATTCCCTGAGAACAATGAGCCTGATGACCTGGTGATGGAGGTGAGTGCCAGCGACGCTGACAGTGGCTCCAATGCCAAGCTAGTTTACTCCCTGGTGACGGACCCCTCCTCCAAGGGCTCCTTCACCATTGACCCTGACTCTGGGGAGATCCGGGTGAAGGCCGTGCTGGACCGAGAGCAGCGGGAGCGCTATGAGTTTTTGGTGGTGGCGGCAGAcaagggcagccccagcctcaaGGGCACAGCATCTGTGGCCATCAACGTCATGGACAGGAATGACAATGACCCCAAGTTCATGCTGAGTGGCTACAACTTCTCAGTGATGGAGAACATGCCGCCCCTCAGCCCTGTGGGCATGGTGACGGTGATCGATGCTGACAAAGGAGAAAATGCCCGCATTCAGCTGTCAGTGGAACAAGACAATGGGGATTTTGTCATCCAAAATGGCACTGGCACCATCCTCTCCAGCATCTCTTTTGACcgggagcagcagagcacataCACTTTCCGACTCAAGGCAGTAGATGGTGGGGATCCTCCCAGGTCTGCCTATGTGGGGGTGACCATCAACGTCTTGGATGAGAATGATAATGCTCCCTTCATCACTTCACCCTCCAATGCTACCTACAAACACATcctgccccacaccagccctggccagcagGTGAGCAAGGTCAAGGCGGAGGACATTGACTCTGGTGTCAATGCAGAGCTGACCTACAGCATCACAGGAGGCAACCCCTTCGAGCTCTTCCAGATCTCCCCGCACAGTGGAGACATCACCCTGGAGAAGGAGATCCTGCGCAAGCACCATGGCCTGCACCGCTTGGTAGTGCGTGTCAATGACAAGGGCAAGCCTTCACGTCACGGCACAGCACTGGTGCACTTCTATGTCAACGAGACACTGGCCAACCGCACACTGCTGGACACACTGGTGGGGCACAGCCTGGACACACCACTCGACATAGACATTGCCGGAGACCCCGAATATGAGCGCAGCAAGCAGCGAAGCAACATCCTCTTTGGAGTCATCGCTGGCATTGTGGCCGTCACCCTGGTCATCGTGCTGGTCGTCCTGGTGCGCTACTGCCGGCAGCGGGAGGCCAAGAGCGGCTACCAGGCAGGCAAGAAGGAGACCAAGGACCTGTATGCACCCAAGCAGGCCAGCAAGAGCGGTAAGAGCAAGAGCAAGGTGAAGAAGAGCAAGTCTCCGAAGCCGCCCAAGCCCAcggaggatgaggaggagacGGGGCTGCAGAAATCACTCAAGTTCAACCTCATGAATGACTCTGTCAGCGACAGCCCCCGAATCCACCTGCCCCTCAACTACCCGCCGGGCAGCCCAGACCTGGGTCGCCACTACCGCTCCAACTCACCGCTGCCCTCCATCCAGCTGCAGCCTCAGTCGCCCTCTGCCTCCAAGAAGCACCAAGTGGTGCAGGACCTGCCAGCCACTAACACCTTTGTTGGCACCGGGGACAACAACTCAACGGGCTCCGAGCAGTACTCGGACTACAGCTACCGCACCAATCCCCAGAAATACACCAATAAGCAG TTACCTCATCGCCGAGTGACGttctctgcagccagccaggctcAGGACCTGCAGGatccctcccagcacagctACTACGACAGCGGGCTGGAGGAATCAGAGACTCCAAGCAGCAAATCATCATCAGGGCCCCGCATCGGGCCACTAGCCCTGCCTGAGGATCACTATGAACGCACCACGCCCGATGGCAGCATCGGGGAGATGGAGCACCCTGAGAACG